CAATTGAAACGATTGATAAGATAGATTTAAAGAATAAATAAATCTGAAACTCGAATTATTGTACACCGGGAGGTAAAGTACATGAAAAAACTATTGTTTGTGATTTTACTCTGCTTTGCACTAGTCGGATGCAATGATAGTTCAACTAAAGATACTGAAACGAGTTCCGAATCAAGTGATAAAGTGGAAAAAGAAGAAAAAGCTGTAGATATTTTAGATGACTTAGATAGTGAAACTGATTCCGAGGATGCGAAGGAGGTAAGTAAATCTGATAAAGTCGTGGATCCTAATCGATTACCTGAAAAAGTAGGGAAGTACAAAGATTTTAACGATATGGTTACTTATGCGGAAAACATAGTTATAATAGAATTTATATCGGATAATGGAATTGAAGATAAAAACCATAACTATGAAGTTAAAATTACTAAAGTTATCGTAGGAGATGCGAGTGAAGAGGACACACATACATTGTCACTAAATACGGATACTATAATGGGAAGTAGAGAATTCAAGGATGGAGACAGTGCATTATTGATGTACAAGGAAACAGAAAACAATGTCTTGGTGCCTATGGATCCTGATTTATCGATGTTTGTGATAGAAAAGCGCAAAATTTTGTTTGATAAAAACACTGTAAAATTATTTAGAGCTCCTATGTCCGCTACACTACCACTCAATCAAGTAATCACTAAAATCAGAACCGGTGAATAAAACAAAAAGCCTCAAATTGAGGCTTTCAGACTGAAGACAAACCCTGATTAAAAATCAGGGTTTGCTCTATCTTGACAAATCTATTAGCAAAGTTCAATATTTTTCTTAAAACACCATTATTTTTGGGTGGCTTTTTATCTCTTTTACTTAAGATTATTGCTAACTTTTTCATATTTAGGGTCGCAAAAGTAAGTGCTGCTTTCATATCCATTTTCTTTATACCTACCATATTGGTATATCTAAATCCATGATATTCCTTTGCACTCCCAAATTGCCTTTCTATTGTTTCTTTTCTCTTTTTATACTCTGCTTTCCCTTTATATGTATACCGGTATTCTTCTGAGATATCAAGATAATCTTGCCAGATATGTCTAGTTATTATCTTTTGGTGTTTTTTACTACTTGTACACCTTCCTAGGTACCCACAGTTTACACAGATCTTTGGGTTGCTCTTGTACTGCCTATATCCTTCTCTATTTGTGGTTGAGTATTCTAATACTTCATTTGCTGGACAAAGGTAACAGTTGTAGTATTCGTCATACACAAAATCTCTTTTATAGAATGGGTTTTCTAGTTTTGCTTTTGTTTTTTGCCTGGTGTATGGAAATACTGGAAATACGCCACCATCTAACAGTGCTTTCGCTATTGCCGGGAATTTATAGCCTGCATCCATAACTAGTTTTTTAGGGTTCAATCGTTTTAACTTTTCATCAAAGAAATCTTTAAATGTTGTTCCATCGTGTAAGTTTCCAGGATATGATTTAAAACCTAATATCCATCCATTTTTATCACATGATGTCTGTACGCTATATGCAAATACTTCTTTATGTTCACCTTTATGGAATAGTCCTGCTTCAGGATCTGTTGTGCTTTTTGTTACTTCTTTTAGTTCTTCATCTTTATCTTTAGGATCAAATGGCTTTTTATCATGTTTTTTTCTATCTTCGTTTATTTCTTTTTCTAACTTTTTTTGATAGTATCTTATCTCTTTTTTCACTTTTACTTTAACAACCTTATACCTATTGGCATGTGCTTTAACATGTGTTGAGTCAACAAATTGGATATTTGTATCAACTAAGCCTTCTTCAATGGCTTGTAGTAGTATGTTTTGAAAAATATCTTCAAATATGTTTGTATCTTTAAATCTTCTTCTGTAGTTTAGACTAAAAGTTGTGAAATGAGGTATTTTATCGTAAAAATCAAAACCTAAAAACCATCTGTAAGCAAGATTTACTTCAATATCTTTAATTGTTTGTCTCATGCTTTTTATGTTGAAAAGGTATTGGATTAAGGTAATCTTAAGCAAAACAACGGGATCTATACTAGGTCGTCCGTTATCAAGACAGTACAAATCTTCAACTAATTCATATATGAAATCAAATTTAATGTATTTATCTATTTTTCTAAGTATATGATCTTCGGGAACCATTTGATCTATTGAAATCATTTGAACTTGATCAACTTTGTTTTTAGAATTTTTAAATAGCATATTAACACCTCTCTCTTAGTGTTATATACACCCAAAACGGTTTAAACTACACATAATATGGCATTTTTAGAACAAAAAAAGCATAGCTAGAAATTTTTTCTAGCTATGCTTTGTCAACAGTCTGAAAGCCTCAAATTGAGGCTTTTTTATTTTGATATAGTATTTGTAAAAGCATATTTCGAATCGAGTGGAACCGGTTCGTCAATTAACATACTTCCTAAACAGACTTCTCCATCATATATAACTGCAACCTGTCCGGGAGTTATTCCTTTGAAGGGTTCAAATTCTAAGAGTGCTCTATCATCAGATAATAAGTTCATACTGATTTCTACATCGGGCTGTCTGTATCTGAATTTTGCAGTAAGATTTTTACTAACAGGTTTTTGTCCTGATATCCAATGTATATTGTCTGCATATAAAGCTACAGAATAGTTAGCCGGGTGTTGTTCTGATTGAGCAACATAAACTTCGTTTTTTTCCAAGTTCTTACCTACGACAAACCAAGGCTCACCTGAGCCGATACCACCTATGCCAAGTCCTTTTCTCTGTCCATTGGTGTAGTGAATAATTCCGGAATGATCTCCGACTTTTTCCATCGAATCAACATCTATAATATCACCCGGCTTAGTGAATAAATACTTGTCTAAAAACTCGTTAAAATTACGCTCACCTATAAAACAAATCCCAGTAGAGTCTTTCTTTTTAGCTGTAACCAAATCATTTTCTCCTGCTATTTTACGAACTTCGGTCTTTAGTAAATCTCCGATGGGGAATATGGTTTTATTCAACGCTTCTGAAGTTATCCTGGATAAAAAATAGGACTGATCTTTAGAAGTATCACTACCACGAAGGAGTAAGCCTTCTTTTTGATTGACTCTAGCGTAGTGTCCCATGGCTATATAATCGCCTTCAATAGTCATTGCATAGTTTAGAAATGCGTTAAATTTTATCTCTTGATTACACATGACATCCGGATTGGGTGTTCTACCTCTCTTGTATTCACTTAAAAAGTAAGTGAATACGGTATTCCAATATTCTTTTTCAAAATTTATAGTATAAAATGGGATGCCAAGCTGATGAGCAACTCTTCTTGCATCATCTGCATCATCCGTTGCAGTACATACACCATCAGGGTCTAATTCATTCCAGTTTTTCATAAATAGACCTATAACTTCATAACCCTGTTCTTTAAGAAGTAGTGCAGCAACTGATGAATCAACTCCGCCACTCATACCTAAAATAACTTTTTTCATATTATCACCTTCTTTGTAACTATGTGTATTATATAAAATGAAAGTTTAAATAGCAAGTAAGAGATTTTTTGAAAATGTAATGTAATATAAAAAAATCCCTAAAAACTACTAATTAATACTTAATTATGATATTATTTAATTGTAGAATTGTTTTAATGGAGGCAAAAAAATGAATAAAACATTTATAAAAATTTTCATAGCTTTATTGATAGTTTATTTAATAGGAGCAGGTGTGTTTACAATTATGACCTACCCAAATACAACTGTATCCGGAGAGGATAAGAGTTTTAGCCGTTTGGACAATGCCCTTTACAGGGATTATCAATCCAGAAAACTGGAAATTAAAGGACGCAATAATAAAACTGCAAACTTAAATGCACCTCAGATAAGTTATACTGAAACTGTAAAGTCAGGAGTTAAAATTAACCAAAACCAGTTTATCTGGCCGGTAGCAGTTTTTCAAAATCATGTCCACAATCCCGAATATGATTATGCTTATAATGAACAGCAATTGGAAGATTTTATCAACGCTTCAGATTTAATGAAAGATGCTAAACTACCTGAAAATGCAAGTCTTCATGTGGTTAATGGAAAATATGAGATAAATGCGAGTAATCCGGGAGATACGCTTGATTTAAAACTTGCTAAAGAAAAAATAATCAGTGCATTTTTATCCGGAGAGAAATCCATTACTCTGGAAGATGAATACCTCAAACCGGAAATTACGGAAGACAGTGAAGCACTTAAGAAGAAAATGGAAGATGTCAATAAGATAATCACCATGAAAATCAGCTATGATTTTGGTGAAGACAAAGA
The sequence above is a segment of the Peptoniphilaceae bacterium AMB_02 genome. Coding sequences within it:
- a CDS encoding IS1182 family transposase — its product is MLFKNSKNKVDQVQMISIDQMVPEDHILRKIDKYIKFDFIYELVEDLYCLDNGRPSIDPVVLLKITLIQYLFNIKSMRQTIKDIEVNLAYRWFLGFDFYDKIPHFTTFSLNYRRRFKDTNIFEDIFQNILLQAIEEGLVDTNIQFVDSTHVKAHANRYKVVKVKVKKEIRYYQKKLEKEINEDRKKHDKKPFDPKDKDEELKEVTKSTTDPEAGLFHKGEHKEVFAYSVQTSCDKNGWILGFKSYPGNLHDGTTFKDFFDEKLKRLNPKKLVMDAGYKFPAIAKALLDGGVFPVFPYTRQKTKAKLENPFYKRDFVYDEYYNCYLCPANEVLEYSTTNREGYRQYKSNPKICVNCGYLGRCTSSKKHQKIITRHIWQDYLDISEEYRYTYKGKAEYKKRKETIERQFGSAKEYHGFRYTNMVGIKKMDMKAALTFATLNMKKLAIILSKRDKKPPKNNGVLRKILNFANRFVKIEQTLIFNQGLSSV
- the mnmA gene encoding tRNA 2-thiouridine(34) synthase MnmA, whose amino-acid sequence is MKKVILGMSGGVDSSVAALLLKEQGYEVIGLFMKNWNELDPDGVCTATDDADDARRVAHQLGIPFYTINFEKEYWNTVFTYFLSEYKRGRTPNPDVMCNQEIKFNAFLNYAMTIEGDYIAMGHYARVNQKEGLLLRGSDTSKDQSYFLSRITSEALNKTIFPIGDLLKTEVRKIAGENDLVTAKKKDSTGICFIGERNFNEFLDKYLFTKPGDIIDVDSMEKVGDHSGIIHYTNGQRKGLGIGGIGSGEPWFVVGKNLEKNEVYVAQSEQHPANYSVALYADNIHWISGQKPVSKNLTAKFRYRQPDVEISMNLLSDDRALLEFEPFKGITPGQVAVIYDGEVCLGSMLIDEPVPLDSKYAFTNTISK
- a CDS encoding peptidoglycan binding domain-containing protein: MNKTFIKIFIALLIVYLIGAGVFTIMTYPNTTVSGEDKSFSRLDNALYRDYQSRKLEIKGRNNKTANLNAPQISYTETVKSGVKINQNQFIWPVAVFQNHVHNPEYDYAYNEQQLEDFINASDLMKDAKLPENASLHVVNGKYEINASNPGDTLDLKLAKEKIISAFLSGEKSITLEDEYLKPEITEDSEALKKKMEDVNKIITMKISYDFGEDKEVLEGERLLDFYKYTGEKYEPIREQVHEYLRQLAIKYDTYGENVERKFGSYRYWSNYG